GTGAAGGTTGTTTCAATTAAATATCAAACTAATTTTCCGGGATATGATCCAATGAACGTACAAACTGCGGCAGAGGTTCTAACGCGTCAGAATTATTACTATAATTTAAATGGGGTGCCATATGGAGTAATTGATGGTGATACGGCATCTACACCATTAAATGGATATTATGTTGGAGCTCCGCACAACATTACACAAACTACTGTAAATACAAAGTATGCGATTGCATCACCTTATGATGTAATATTAACACATAGCTTTTCCTCTGACTACGATTCCATTTTCATTACCATGAACATTACCAATTCCATGGCTGTTAGTGGTGCGAATAAGGCAAGAATTGCTTTAGTAGAAAAGAAAATTACATTTGCCACCGCACCCGGAACCAATGGTGAAAAAGATTTTCATTTTGTAATGCGAAAAATGTATCCTACCGCATCTGGAACACTTGTAACGGCAAATGCTTTAGGTCAAACACAAACTATTACCATTGCTGCTGCAATTCCTTCTTACATGTATGATTTTAACCAATTGGCGGTAGTTGGATTTATTCAAGATGATATTTCTCAAAACATTCGTCAAGCCGCATTTAGTGATGTGCAACCACTTGCTGACATGGTTGGAATAAAATCAATTTCCGGTTTACAAACCGTGCAATGCGATAGCAGTTATACACCAGTTATCACACTTAAAAACTTAGGAACTACACAATTAACCAGCTGTAGCATTGATTATAAGTTTGATGCAAATCCATTTACTTCCATTCCGGTAAGTTGTAATATAGCACCGGGTTTAACACAAGTTATTTCATTGGCGCCTATCAGCACAACAAGCGGAGCGCACGACTTAGTAATAAAAGCAACTGATCCCAATAACATCAACTACAAATCGTCCTACTTATTTAATACCGTTTCCAAAAAATCAATTGTTATTTCTAATTTTAATGCAATACCCAAAGTTGAAGGCTTTGAGGGAGCAGCATTTCCTGGTGCTGAGTGGTATATTGATAATCCGGATAACGGACCAACGTGGACAAGAAAAGCAGGTGTTGGAGGAATGGGAGGAAGCAGTGCATGTGCCAAAATGGATATTTTTTCTTCCGCAAACGTAAATGGTCAAATTGATGATTTTTATGCTCCAGCATTAGATTTAACAAATGCTGTTTCGCCGGTAAATTTAGATTTTAATGTCGCTGCTGCACAAAAAACAGCCACATCAGCGCAAAAATTAGAAGTGCGCTTATCTTATAATTGTGGACTTAGTTGGACTCCTTTATACTCAAAAACAGGTGCAACACTTGCCACAGCACCCATAAATGCAAATGCATTTACACCTACAGCAAGTCAGTGGCGTACAGAGAGCATCGATTTAGACCCTTATATTGGTCAAGCCAATGTAATTGTTGCATTCCGTGCTACTAAAAATGGCGGAAACAATATTTATATTGATGATGTGAACTTTTATGATGGAACTTTAAAAGTGAAGAATGTTTCAAAATCCAACGCTGTATTTAATGTGTATCAAATTTCTGAAAACTACTTAAACATAAAATTAAATTTAGATCAAGCGGAAGAAATAAGATTTGAAGTATTTGACATACTAGGTAAAAGAGTTTACAGCGAGAACAAAGGAAAACTTCCAGCAGGAAATCAAAGTTTTGCATACAATGTTAACAGCTTATCGGCCGGCATTTATGTGGTTAAATTAACTGCAGGATCAAAAGTATTTAATCAAAAAGTAAATCTTACAAAATAATTTAGAACAAAAAATAAATCAGTTCCGTTGAATTCGGAGCTGATTTATTTTTTTAACCCAATACAACATGCAAAAATTCATTCTTATTTTACTGGGACTTGGTTTAAATTTTATTTCAGCAGAAGCGCAAAATAAACAGCACATAGCTTCTGCAGATGTAAAGAAATTGGATGGAAGCTCTTTTAACACTTCTCAATTAAGCAATGACGGAAAACCTATGTTGGTGGATTTTTGGGCTACTTGGTGCGGCCCGTGCAAAGCAGAGTTGAATGCGATAGCCGAAGAATATGCTGAATGGCAAAAAGAAACCGGAGTTAAGCTGGTAGCGGTATCCATTGATGATGCACGTAATATGGAAAAAGTTGGACCTTATGTAAATGGAAAAAACTGGGAATATGAAGTTTTGCTCGATCCTAATGGCGATTTTAAGAGAGCTATGAATGTTAACAATGTTCCCCATATTTTTTTAGTGAATGGCAAGGGAGAAATTGTTTGGCAGCAAAATTCTTCGGCTCCGGGCGATGAAGATAAAATTTTTGAATTGGTAAAAAAGGTAGCAAAAGGGGAAGAAATAAAATAATCTCACACTATTTTAACGTGAATAAAATCCAATTAAAAGCAGCCCTACTTTATGTGAGCTGCTTTTTTTATTTAAGCAGTATTGGCCAACCCAATTTAGGCGAAATACATGGGAATTTTCAAACGGACGTACAATACTACAATAAGGATACACTGATTGGTGCACCAATAGTTCCGGAAAAAGTACTGATGAACGGTTTTGCAAATTTGAATTTCACTCGTGAAAATTTTTCATGCGGGGTACGCTACGAAAGTTATTTGAATGCTTTGCAGGGTTTTGATACGCGATACAAAGGGAATGGCTTTGGATTTCGTTATGCAACTTACACAAAGGATAATTTAACGGTTACAGCCGGAAATTTTTATGACCAGTTTGGAAGCGGATTAATTTTTAGAAGCTATGAAGAACGTACACTTGGAGTGGACAATGCGATGGACGGTTTACGTTTAAAATATAGACCCATTTCAGGACTTTATCTAAAGGGTTTTATTGCCAAGCAACGCTTCTTCTTTGGGCAAGGGGAAGGAATTGTGCGTGGAGCAGATGCTGAAATTAATGTGAATGAATTATCAGAGCAACTTGCCAATGCCAAACTTAAAGTGCAAGTTGGTGGTAGTTTTGTGAGCAAGTATCAGCAAGATAAAGACATTGTATACAAATTACCTGAGAACGTGGCTTCTGGCGGTGGGCGTCTAAAAGTTGCTTACGGAAAATTCAGTTTTAGCGGGGAATATGTGCAAAAAATAAATGACCCTTCCACGATGAATAATTTCATTTACAAAGAAGGAAGTGCCGTCTTACTTGGGCTTGCTTATTCGCAAAAAGGATTAGGTATTAATTTAGGAGCCAAGCGCATTGACAACATGAGTTTTCGTAGTGACCGCGGGGCGATTGGGAACAATTTAATGATTAATTATTTACCTGCACTCACCAAACAGCAAAGCTATAATTTAGCTGCGAGTATTTATCCGTATGCATCGCAACCAAATGGTGAAATGGCCTATCAAGCAGAAGTAATTTACACCCTAAAAAAAGACAGTTGGTTAGGTGGGAAATATGGAACTACAGTAAATGTAAATTATTCGGAAGTGCATGACATTGACAAACAAATACCAAACGATTCTACTTCCTTGCTTGAGCCGCATACTATGGGTTATAAAAGTGAATTCTTAAAAGTAGGTGAAACCGTTTTCTTTAAAGATTTTAATGTGGAGATAACCCGTAAACTCTCGAAGAAATGGAAGACCGTTTTCTTTTATGCCAATCAAGTATACAACATAGAAGTGGTGCAGGGTCATCCCGGTGAACCCACTATTTACAGCAATTTGGCAGCCGCTGATATCACTTATAAAATAAATTCAACAAATGCCATTCGCATAGAAGTGGAAGGATTATTTACCAAACAAGATATTGGAAGTTGGGCAGCAGCGTTGTTAGAATATACCGTGGCGCCACATTGGTCGGTTGCGGTATTAGATCAGTACAATTATGGAAATCCTGAATCAGAAAAGCAGATTCATTATTATACCGGAAATATTACTTATACCCAAAATGCCAATCGTTTTTCAATTGCTTATGGACGCCAGCGTGCGGGCCTTTTATGTGTGGGCGGAGTGTGTAGGATAGTGCCGGCATCCAATGGATTAACCCTGAGTGTAAGCAGTAGTTTTTAATTTCGACCTTAGTTTTATCATGAAAAAAATAATTCCATTTCTCGCACTAATTTTTGCACTTTTTCTTATGAGTTGCGATAAGGTTGAAGGGCCTTATACAGAAGTATCCACAGGAAGCACAGGAACTCGAAAAATTCTAATTGAAGATTTTACCGGACACCTTTGTCCCAATTGCCCGCGTGCTGCCGAAGCAATAAAATCCTTGCAATTGGTGCGTCCCGGAAGGGTTATTGCGATTGGAGAACATGTAACTTCTATTTTTGCTTCCCCGGGTTCAGGGATTTATAACATTGATTTTAGAACTCCGATTGGCAACTCTAACGACAGTTTGTTTCATGTAAGTGATTTGGGATTGCCGAGCGGAATGGTAAACAGAATTAGTAGAAATGGAGCACGAAGAATTGAATACTCTAAATGGAGTGAATATGCCGACTCGTTATTAAACCTGCCTGCTGAAGCGACTATCACTATTGAAAATACCTATACTTCTACAAATCGAATTGTTATCACCACGGTAAAATGTGAATTTTTAAAAGACTTCAACAGCACTTATAAATTGGCAGTTTATTTAATTGAAGACAGTATTTTACATGCTCAAAAAGACAATCAATTGCCCTCTCCTGCTAACGATTCGGATTATGTGCATCAGCATGTTTTGCGCGGTGCATTTAACGGTGCCTTTGGTGAAATATTAACTTCAGCAGTAGTTAGCCCCGGTACCAACTTTACCAAAACTTATGCACGTGCCTTAGGGGCAAGTTGGAAAGAAAAACATTGTGCTGTGGTTGCTTTTATTTATGATGATAGCACCAAAGAAATCTTACAAGCAGAGGAAAAAGAAGTGATATATTAAATCTCACGTTCCTTATGAATAATTGCATTTAATTTCACTACTTTATTGTGTTTTAACAGCACAAATAGTTGAGCTATTTCAAAATAGAAACCTCACCTTAAATTAATCTGACTTTCTAAAATCAAGATTGTAGTTGAGAACGAGTTGAAGGTAATTTTTTGAGATGGCGCCTACCGTTTGCACCAAATAACCGCATTGTACATTGGCATTCTTATTAAATTGAAATCCTGCTGAAGCAAATAAGCGGTTACGATCGAAAGGATTTTTGTTCAAGTTCAAAAAAACCTCATCGTAAAAACTCAAGAAGAATACATTTTTTGCTATCACTTTATTTGTAAGCGGAACGGTGGTTCGAAATAAATATCGGATTCTGTTTTTGTAGCTTACTTCTTCATTCGCCTTAATCCAACGTTGTTCGACACGGTATCTGTGCTCAAAAAGCAACCTACCTTGATTCGATTTTAAAGTTATTTGTTCCCAACTTCGGTTTTCACTAAGAATTCTTTCATTGTTGAAATGCGATTCGTTTTTAAAAGTTCCAATATGGGCAAGCCCTGCGGTGATAATGAGGTTTGCATCGAAATGATAATTAAGTCCAACTCGAAAAAGCGATTGCTCAGTGTTGGGTAATAAGTCAAAGCTCCGATACTGGAGCTCGTTATGTAGACTCCAATTTTTATGCAGACGTGTTTGATTCACAAAAATCGTCCAATTACCAGGCTCCCCTGCAGTGGAGGAATGCGAAATAAAGAACAGGAGTAATAGTGGGGCACAGAATATTCCCAAAAAATTGTTTTTCAAAACTTGAAATTTTACGCTAATGATCCATATTGAATTTGTCAAAGTACTTATGAAGAGCGAAATGCAATGGGATGATATGCCTTTTGATGCTGCCCCAAAAAGATGCGTGCATAAATTCGTAAGGCAGCAATTTCCATCACTAAAAAGCTAAGCGAGGTAAAAATAATTATGATCTCTTCGTGCTTGTGAATGTGACTAAACAGAATATCAATGCCAATAAACGTAGGAGTAAAGGGCAAGCCAATAAAACCCAAACAGGCCAATAAAAATACAAAAGCCACTTTGGGATGTTCATACACATGTCCATGAAATTTATTTAACCTAATATCTCCTTCCTGCCTTTGAATTCTTTGAAGGCATAAAAATCCAACTAAAGCCGAGATAATGGAACCGCTCAGGTAGATGAAAATATGATTTTGACCAAAATTTTCATTCAGCATGCTAATAGCTATGGTAATAAATAATTGTCCGGAAACAGCGAAAACCCAAGCACGAATGGCATTCCCCGATTCAACGAATGCTCTAATAATAATAATCAAACCTAAAAATGAATAAAAATGGGGCAAATAGGAGAATATGTTTTCGGGTAAACTATTTTGAAAAGCTGCACAATATAAACCAATAAGAAAAAACAATAAAATCAATACACTAAAAACTTTGCTATTGAGTTTGACCAATGATTTTCCTGCAATTTTAAAGGGATTCCACATAAATCGCTGCATATTGAAATCTAAGTTCCACTCCTTTATTGAGAGTAAATAAATTGAATTTCTTATTCGTGATAAGCTAGTTTTAGAGGAATTTGTTGCACTTGGTACAAAGCTAAATAACATGTCGTGTATGCGATAGCTCATCACCGAAGGTGAAACGAGTAGCTGATAGGTTTTAAAGCACGCATTGCCAACAAAATGTAACAATGCAAGTGTGTGCAGACCCAATGCAATTTCACAAAAAATTAATCCGATTTGGGCAATTGATGCATAGGCAATTTGTGTTTTTACCGTAGCTTGAACTTTAGCTATTGCGCTTGCGACCAAGCTTGTTGATAGTCCAATGGTTACAATAACAACCTTTATTGCAAATAAACTTTCCCAGTATGGATAGGTGCGAAGTAATAAAAAAACACCTAAGTGCACGGAGAGCGCACCATAAAAAATAGCGCTTGAAGTAGTAGGTCCTTCCATGGCACGAGGCAGCCAGGAGGAAAAAGGCAACTGAGCAGATTTTGCCGTTGCTGCCAATACAATCATACCGGCAATAAACACAGCATACCAATTGTGTTCGGCAAGGTGTTGAAGTACCAAATTGGTATCATTTAGTTGATTAAATGTAATGTTTTGATGCCATAAGTGATGGCTCATCCACATGGCTAAAATGAGGCAAATATCGCCGAATCGATACACAGAAATAACCTTCAAACTATTTCTCACCGGCAAGTATCGGTCGCGGTAAAAAGCGATTAACAGAAAGGAGCACATGCCCAAAATTTCCCACCCAATAAACAGCGTTTCAAAATTGCCGGCAAATACAACAAAGTTATAACTCATAAAAAACAGCAGTAAAATGCTGAAGAAGCGCTTAAACCCTTCATCTCGATGCAAATAGTAACGACTAAACAGGCTTACAATAAAAGTAAGGATTGCCCCCATCACGGAAAAAACGGCAGAAGTTTTATCAAAATAAAAATCGATAAAAATCTCAATGTTCTCGGTTTGAAAGAGCACTATATGCTTAATATCAAGTGTTGGGCGTGCTTGCTGCAACCAATAAAAAATAAAACCAATATTTCCTAACATACAAATCCCTGTAATAAGAAGGGCTGTAAACGAAATCCAACTCTCTCTCTTTCGAGGTAGCAGCGTACTGATAAGAAATCCGATGAAAGGAATCCAAATAAAAAGTTGTAAGAGTTGAGACATGCTATTTTTCGTTTAGAAGAAATACCGGTAAATTTTCGAGTGTTGCATCAGCAATATAATTTGTTTCCATTTCCTTTGCTGAATCAATGAGGGTATTGAAATTATTCACGGTTGGTGTGTTTTGGGCTAAGGGTGAATAGCTTGTGAAAGCCCCTTCCTTGAAATAGTAAAATTGACGCGTTTCTGGATGTATTGCTACCAAGTGTACCCATTCATTAATAAACCATTCGTACATTTCGGGTACGGATTGAATGGTAGAAAGCACAACTTCCGGAAAATGTTCCACCACAATCATTAAACGAACGGGGTCGTGCACTTCTATCATTTGAAGTGGAAGTCCTGGTCTTAAATCTCCATCGCAACTGTTGGCCACACCAATTAATCCAATCACATTGTGGGGCAATTTTGTTCCAGCACCAAGCTTGTAGTTATCGACTCTCGAAAAATAATATTCTAAATTAATTCCACCACACACCGGTCCTAGCGGTTTCATCACACCGCACAGTATTTTTCCATCCAAATCAGAACGATAATCATAGGAGTTTAGAAAAGCCCTGCGGTCTAAAAACAAGCCCTTTGTAAGCGCCCTGCCTCCAACAATACACAAAGTGTTAGTGCCGTGTCCCAATTCAGGTCTGGGTTCAAACATAGATACAGAGCGGTCTTTAATAGCCTTTCGAACTGATTTGAGATCTTTTTTGGTAGCTATAGAAGCAAACCTTCGTGATCTTTCCTTTGCATTAAGGTCAAGTGCTTTTTCGAAAATGGTGGTATTGTTGATGTGAAGCACTGCATTTTTTTCGGTGAGTGATTTTTCTGAATAAAATTGAATTTCGTCGGCAGCAGTATCATGCAGTGCTCCCACAAACTGAGTTTTATCAGGAATAAATATTCCTTTGTTTTGAAGTATTTCGCGTACCTTAGGGTGGTTGGCCATAAAAGCAAACACTTTCGCATTAACCGATCCGGGTCTACCACTGCAGGCACCACAATCGTGTGCTCCGTGGTGTGGATTATTTGCACTGCTTGAGCCATGTGCAACGACATAAATGATTGGTGAAAAATTTTTAATTAGTCCAATACTTCGAAGAAAGCCTTCTACTCGCAACGCCATTTCATCGATTGTAAATCCTATTTGGAGTCCATTCTCGGTATCGGAGCTATGCTTGTTTTCGATACTGAGTTCTGAATGTTTGTCCATGTGAGCAAATGCGTTGGATATAGCCGGGCTCATTTTGGGTCGGAAGAGTGTTAGCACCAATTTAATGGCCGACAAGAAACCAAATGCAAATGCGCTTACGAAACCGGGAAATAGAGCAAGCGATTTAGGTGTATAAATGAATTCATGTTTACGTTCGGTTTTTGCATCAAACTCTTTTATCAAGTATTTTGGTGTAACCGGCGCGGGACATAATTTTTCGTAAAACTTTCCACCTTGTGGTTGAAAATAAAATTCTACGCCAAAAAATCCGGGAGAACCAAGTGTTTCACAATTAACATCCACTTTCTCGAGATGACGGCGAATCGAGCATTCTCTTTCATCGATGCAAAAAATGGCTTGAAAACTTTTCTTTTCAAGTTCATTTTGCTCTCTAGAAAGATTTGACATGCCAGCTAAAACTTCATCATAATACGACCATTCAAAAGCATTTTGCCAAATAGAAAGTACTTCATTTAATTCAGATTGAAGAGCCGGAGCGAGCACATTTTTGGGTTCAACATAAATTGTATCCAAGAGTGCAGTCCATTTATTTCCGAGCTGCGCTTCCAGGGCATCTATTTCGAGTAATGATTCAAAAAAGATAAGGTCGTGTAGCGAAATAATGCGGGAATCCAATAAAGTGTGTGGCTGAGTTTCAATAGTTGCCACCATTCCCGACCAACCCCTGTGACCAAATTGCTGATCAAAAACATACTGTTCAAAATGAGATGCTCTACCCACCAACAACTGCAACAAATCCGATAGTTGTAAATTTTCTTGAAAGAAAAGTTGCCGCGCTTTATTGGTTTTAAAAATACTGCCAAATGAGTTTCGCTCAAGTTGTCGCAATGCTTCTAAAAAGCCCTTTTCGGTAGCAGGAAACTTCCAGGTTGATATACCTTGATCTAAATAACTGCTGAGGATTCGGAAAAGAAGTGGTTGTACTAATGAATCCAAATCGACTTTGTATATCGTCTTCCAGTACATTCGCAACTGGCCAATTGCCGGGGTAATATGCTCCTCGTAAGATGCATGGAGCAATTTGTTTTTCCAATCCTGTAGTGATTCTGCGCCTTTCCAATTCGTAATTTGTTGTTCGAGCACCGACTCTTTAATTCGGCCAACTTGAAAGAGCTTTCTATAATCCTTAAGCTCAAGTGTTACCTGATATCCAAAGCTATTGGCTGCATTAAAAATTGCAGTATAAAATTTTTGCTTTTGAAATGCATGCAAGGAATTATGGTGAATAAAATCCTTTAAGGGAGTTTGGGTAGGCAAGTAATGCTTTAGTTCCTTAATCAGGTGATCAACCTGAAAAACAGCATTTAGATTACTCTGCTGCTCCGATGCATGCGAAGTTACTGAATCCTTAATGGCAGGTTTAGTTAATACTTTCGAGTTGGTCATTTATACCAATTTATTAGGTAATATTTTTACTAATAGCTCATTTGCGCTCTTACATCCGCTTTATTGGAAATCATACTTTCTTCATAAAATTCTACTACACCACTTTCCAAATCATGTTTTGCCCCGATGATAGCCACTTCTCCCTTTTCGATCATTTGCTCAAGAATGTAGCTACGGTCCACAATTGTTTTTACTGAGCGCTTCACATTTATGGTAGAAACATTTTCAACAAAATCTTCGTTTGAGGAATTACGCATATCTTTATCTGTAGTAAGTGTTTCCTGGTACACAGCAGGTTGAATTTTAGCCAGCAATTCGGTTAAATTGCCCATCTCCACATGATCGCAAGCGCCTTTGATAGCGCCGCATTTGCTATGACCCATAACAACAATCAATTTGGATCCGGCAACCTTGCAAGCAAATTCGAGGCTTCCAATGATATCGGTATTCACAATATTACCGGCAATGCGAATAGAAAATATGTCGCCTAGGCCTTGATCGAAAATTAATTCTGCAGAAGTTCTACTATCGATACAACTAAGTATAACCGCGAATGGCCATTGACCTTGCCGGGTGTCATTTGCTTGTTGAAGTAAATTTCTGTTTACTTTTAAATTACTAATAAAGCGCAGGTTTCCTTCTTTTAAGATTTGTAGCGCATCGTGAGGTGTTATGTTACTTTGAGTTATTGAGGTGTGTGCTTTCATATCGAATATTTTCAAAATTATTTTGGTTCTAAAAAGTTAATTTTTTCAACACTTATGTTTTTTGATTTTGCATTGCTTTCGTAATCCTTAATGAGTTCAACAACATCATGAGCAATAGATTTTGATTTTGAACAATCAATAATAACCTTGGAGTTAAAAGGTATTTCATCCAACACTTTTATTACACTTGCTTTATTAAAAAAAGACACTTCTTCTGCTAAAACAAGGTGATGTACTTCTTGCCCTTTTTCATTAGTAGTGATGTCTTTCATGTGATGTGAATTACGATAGCTATGGCGAAGTGTATAAAATATGCCCACCAATATTCCTACTGTTATTCCTTTTAGCAAGTCGGTAGCAAGTATGGCGATAACGGTTGC
The sequence above is a segment of the Bacteroidota bacterium genome. Coding sequences within it:
- a CDS encoding T9SS type A sorting domain-containing protein, with product MKKISTLLCLLSLYSTSLLQAQSQRLVLIEEFTNASCGPCASQNPTFNTLIGANTVKVVSIKYQTNFPGYDPMNVQTAAEVLTRQNYYYNLNGVPYGVIDGDTASTPLNGYYVGAPHNITQTTVNTKYAIASPYDVILTHSFSSDYDSIFITMNITNSMAVSGANKARIALVEKKITFATAPGTNGEKDFHFVMRKMYPTASGTLVTANALGQTQTITIAAAIPSYMYDFNQLAVVGFIQDDISQNIRQAAFSDVQPLADMVGIKSISGLQTVQCDSSYTPVITLKNLGTTQLTSCSIDYKFDANPFTSIPVSCNIAPGLTQVISLAPISTTSGAHDLVIKATDPNNINYKSSYLFNTVSKKSIVISNFNAIPKVEGFEGAAFPGAEWYIDNPDNGPTWTRKAGVGGMGGSSACAKMDIFSSANVNGQIDDFYAPALDLTNAVSPVNLDFNVAAAQKTATSAQKLEVRLSYNCGLSWTPLYSKTGATLATAPINANAFTPTASQWRTESIDLDPYIGQANVIVAFRATKNGGNNIYIDDVNFYDGTLKVKNVSKSNAVFNVYQISENYLNIKLNLDQAEEIRFEVFDILGKRVYSENKGKLPAGNQSFAYNVNSLSAGIYVVKLTAGSKVFNQKVNLTK
- a CDS encoding TlpA family protein disulfide reductase, which encodes MQKFILILLGLGLNFISAEAQNKQHIASADVKKLDGSSFNTSQLSNDGKPMLVDFWATWCGPCKAELNAIAEEYAEWQKETGVKLVAVSIDDARNMEKVGPYVNGKNWEYEVLLDPNGDFKRAMNVNNVPHIFLVNGKGEIVWQQNSSAPGDEDKIFELVKKVAKGEEIK
- a CDS encoding Omp28 family outer membrane lipoprotein — encoded protein: MKKIIPFLALIFALFLMSCDKVEGPYTEVSTGSTGTRKILIEDFTGHLCPNCPRAAEAIKSLQLVRPGRVIAIGEHVTSIFASPGSGIYNIDFRTPIGNSNDSLFHVSDLGLPSGMVNRISRNGARRIEYSKWSEYADSLLNLPAEATITIENTYTSTNRIVITTVKCEFLKDFNSTYKLAVYLIEDSILHAQKDNQLPSPANDSDYVHQHVLRGAFNGAFGEILTSAVVSPGTNFTKTYARALGASWKEKHCAVVAFIYDDSTKEILQAEEKEVIY
- a CDS encoding DUF2490 domain-containing protein, coding for MKNNFLGIFCAPLLLLFFISHSSTAGEPGNWTIFVNQTRLHKNWSLHNELQYRSFDLLPNTEQSLFRVGLNYHFDANLIITAGLAHIGTFKNESHFNNERILSENRSWEQITLKSNQGRLLFEHRYRVEQRWIKANEEVSYKNRIRYLFRTTVPLTNKVIAKNVFFLSFYDEVFLNLNKNPFDRNRLFASAGFQFNKNANVQCGYLVQTVGAISKNYLQLVLNYNLDFRKSD
- a CDS encoding DUF2309 domain-containing protein: MTNSKVLTKPAIKDSVTSHASEQQSNLNAVFQVDHLIKELKHYLPTQTPLKDFIHHNSLHAFQKQKFYTAIFNAANSFGYQVTLELKDYRKLFQVGRIKESVLEQQITNWKGAESLQDWKNKLLHASYEEHITPAIGQLRMYWKTIYKVDLDSLVQPLLFRILSSYLDQGISTWKFPATEKGFLEALRQLERNSFGSIFKTNKARQLFFQENLQLSDLLQLLVGRASHFEQYVFDQQFGHRGWSGMVATIETQPHTLLDSRIISLHDLIFFESLLEIDALEAQLGNKWTALLDTIYVEPKNVLAPALQSELNEVLSIWQNAFEWSYYDEVLAGMSNLSREQNELEKKSFQAIFCIDERECSIRRHLEKVDVNCETLGSPGFFGVEFYFQPQGGKFYEKLCPAPVTPKYLIKEFDAKTERKHEFIYTPKSLALFPGFVSAFAFGFLSAIKLVLTLFRPKMSPAISNAFAHMDKHSELSIENKHSSDTENGLQIGFTIDEMALRVEGFLRSIGLIKNFSPIIYVVAHGSSSANNPHHGAHDCGACSGRPGSVNAKVFAFMANHPKVREILQNKGIFIPDKTQFVGALHDTAADEIQFYSEKSLTEKNAVLHINNTTIFEKALDLNAKERSRRFASIATKKDLKSVRKAIKDRSVSMFEPRPELGHGTNTLCIVGGRALTKGLFLDRRAFLNSYDYRSDLDGKILCGVMKPLGPVCGGINLEYYFSRVDNYKLGAGTKLPHNVIGLIGVANSCDGDLRPGLPLQMIEVHDPVRLMIVVEHFPEVVLSTIQSVPEMYEWFINEWVHLVAIHPETRQFYYFKEGAFTSYSPLAQNTPTVNNFNTLIDSAKEMETNYIADATLENLPVFLLNEK
- a CDS encoding carbonic anhydrase (macrophage inducible 5; Mig-5); translation: MKAHTSITQSNITPHDALQILKEGNLRFISNLKVNRNLLQQANDTRQGQWPFAVILSCIDSRTSAELIFDQGLGDIFSIRIAGNIVNTDIIGSLEFACKVAGSKLIVVMGHSKCGAIKGACDHVEMGNLTELLAKIQPAVYQETLTTDKDMRNSSNEDFVENVSTINVKRSVKTIVDRSYILEQMIEKGEVAIIGAKHDLESGVVEFYEESMISNKADVRAQMSY